The Pantoea cypripedii genomic interval AAGAAGCGGGACGGGCTTTCGCCGAGCTGCTCACTTTCCATCCGGTAGAGGCCTCGCCGCAGCACATTGCCAATCTGCAAAGCGCAGGCTGGACAGCGCGCGGTATTGTCACACTGGCGCAACTGATCGCGTTTGTCAGCTTTCAGAGCCGTCTGCTGGCCGGTTTCCGCCTGCTCAACGGCGATGACTTACACACCCAGCAGCACGCCGTAGCCGGAAAATGGCATAGCGCGCCACTCACCTTTAGCGGCAAAACCGCCCTCACCGCCTTTACCCAGCAGAAACTGGGATGGGAACCCTGGCTGGCCGCCAAACCGCTTGAAGAATTTGACGCCACGGAAAAAGCCACGCTGGCGCGTTTTGGCCATAGCGATTCTGACTATTTCCGCCTGCTGGGGCGCAACCTGCCGCTGCTGGAGCAGCGTACCCTGGCCGATAAAGGCATCTTTTATACCGCAGGTGGCCTGCCACGCGCCGAACGTGAACTGGCGGCCACGGTGGTCAGTAAGGTCAACGGTTGCATCTATTGCGCCTCAGTCCATGCCCGTAAAGCCAGTCAGCTGGCGAAACAGGAGGCTGCGGTGCAGAAGTTGCTCAACGTGGTGCCGGGCGCGGAACTGTCACACGGGCAGTCACCGCGCTGGCAGGCGCTTATCGATTTCAGCGCCGCGTTGTCCGTCACCCCGGCCAGTGCCAGCCAGGTACAGTTGCAGGCGCTACGCGCGCATGGGCTGGATACCTTGCAGCTGCTGGATCTGGTGCAGTCCACCGCCTTCTTCGCCTGGGCCAACCGCCTGATGCTGACGCTGGGCGAACCCTTCCTGCCTGAAGACGCCAAAGGATAACTATGACAGCCCTTTCCACTGAACAACTTGTCCACTGGCGACGTGAACTGCATCAGCATCCTGAATTATCTAATCAGGAACACGCCACCACCGCGCGCATCACCCGCTGGTTGCAACAGGCTGATATTCGTTTGTTACCGCTGGCACTGGAAACCGGAGTAGTGGCGGAGATGGGTCAGGGCGACACGGTGATTGCCCTGCGCGCCGACATCGATGCTTTGCCGATTGAGGAAATCACCGACCGTCCGTGGAAATCACAGCAAAAAGGGGTGATGCATGCCTGCGGCCATGATCTGCACAGCAGCGTGATGCTCGGCGTGGCGCATCAGCTCAAACGGATTGAAGCGCAGTTGCCAGGCCGGGTGCGGATTCTGTTTCAACCCGCCGAGGAAACCTTTAATGGCGCACAGCAGCTGATTGATGCCGGAGCATTGCAAAACGTGCAGGCTATTTTTGGTTTGCACAATGCACCGGATTTGCCGGTGGGTACGTTGCGCACGCGCGGCGGTGCCTTCTATGCCAACGTGGATCGTTTTCAGATACACATTCACGGCAAAGGCGCGCACGCGGCGCGACCTCACGAAGGTGTTGATGCGATTGTCATCGCCAGCCATATCGTCACTGCGCTGCAAAACCTGCCTGCTCGCGTGTTTAGCGCGCTGGAATCGGTGGTGGTCAGCGTGACGCGCTTCACTGCCGGTAATAGCTGGAATGTCCTGCCACATCAGGTGGAGCTGGAAGGCACGGTACGTACCCATAACGCGCAGATTCGTGAACAGGTAGCGCATAAAATACGCAACCTGATCGCGGGTATCGCGGCCGGGTTTAATGGCGAGGCTGAGCTGCTGTGGCAGCCAGGCCCTCCTTCGCTGGTGAATACACCCGCCTGGGCCGACTTCGCGCTGCGTCTGGCGCAGCAGCAGGGATATCAGACGGAAGTGGCAATCCCACAGATGGGCGGTGAGGATTTTGCGTTTTATCTGCACCATGTGCCCGGCACCTTTGTCAGTATCGGCAGTGCCAGCACGCAGGGCCTGCATCATCCCGCATTCGACCCGGATGAAGCGATGCTTGCACCCGCAGTGGCGTACTTTACCGCTCTCGCACAACAGGCGCTGGCTGAGGTGCAGCAAACTCAGGAACTGGCCTCGTGACGGTACGAACAAGGAGAAAACCCATGGCAATTATCGCTCCACTGCCGCAACTGGATCATGTGGTGATCAATGTGGCAGATCGACTGGATGAAGCGCGTACGTTGTATCAAAGGCTGGGTTTTCAACTCACCGAACGCGGCCATCATTCGCTTGGCTCCAGCAATCATCTGGCGGTTTTTGGCGAAAACTATCTGGAGCTGCTGGGTTATGAACCGCAACGCGGCAACCTGCGCCAGGATTTGTGGCAGTCCCCACTGGGCTTAAGCGGGCTGGTGTGGAAAAGCGACGATGCTGACGCGGTGTGGCGCTATCTGGAAAGCCAGGATATCGATGGCGAACCCCCTGCCAGTTTTTATCGTCCGGTTACCCTGCCTGATGGATCACCGCAGCAGGCACGCTTTCGCACCGTGCGTATACGTCCGGCACTGGTGCCGAATGGTCGCAGTTTTTTCTGCCAGCATGAGACGCCACAGGCGGTGTGGCAAGCGGCGTGGCAACAACATCCCAATGGCGTCAGCAATATCATCGAATTTGTGGTGGTCGCGCAAGACCCAGCCGCCGCCGCGCTGGTGTACAGCCGCTTATTTGGTGCCGGAAGGTTGCTGGCCTGCCAGGAAGGCGCTTTCGTGTTAAAAGCCGGGGCCGCAACGGTGCGTTTCGCCGCAGCCGACTATGTGCTGCAACGCTTTAATAGCCTGCCAGCAGATTATGACGGCAGCGCGCGCATGGCGGCATTGAGCCTGCAAACTCACGATCTCAGTAAGGTGAAAGCCAGCCTACTGCTGGGGGATGTGCCTTTTAGCGAGACGGAACACGCGGTGATTGTGGCGGCAGAGCAGGCATTGGGTGTGGCATTGCGTTTTCAGCAATAACCCGTCGCCGCGCGACGGGAGATGATTTAGGCCGCAGCCCGTTCTGCCCCCAGCAAATCCAGAATGCGGCTGCGCAGTGCGACCAGTTGTACGTCATCGCGACGGCGCGGCCAGGGCAGATCCACCGTAATAATGTCCAGCACCCGCGCCGGACGCGGACTGAACACCACCACGCGATTCGCCATCACCAGCGCCTCTTCAACATCATGGGTCACCATCAGCGTGGTAAATTGCTGCTCCTGCCATAAATCGACAATCTCCTGCTGCATACGCAGCCGGGTGAGTGAATCCAGCTTACCCAGCGGCTCATCAAGGATCAGTAAACGCGGATGGTTGACCAACGCCCGTGCCAGCGCCGCACGTTGCGCCATACCACCGGATAACTGATGTGGCCAGGCGCGGGCAAATTGCGTGAGTCCAACGCGTTCCAGCATGGCGTTAATGCGCCGTTCACGGGTGGCCCGACTTTCGCCACGAATCTGGAGTCCCAGCCCGACATTGTCGTAAACCGTGCGCCACGGATAAAGTGTCGGATCCTGAAAGACCACCACACGTGAAGGGTCCGGGGCCGTGATTGCACGCCCTTCTTCTGCCAGCAATCCGCTGACCGGCTGTTCAAGCCCTGCCAACAGCCGTAACAAGGTGGATTTGCCACAGCCGGATGGCCCGAGCAATGCGACAAATTCACCGGTTTTCACTTGCAGATTAATGTTTTCCAGCACCGGTAAGTCTCGCCCTTCAAGGCTGAAATGATGGCTTACCTGCTGAATATCGATATTAACGCCTGATAATGCGCTCGCCATTTATGTGCTCCACCCATTTGCCAAATAAAAAATATCCGCTACCGCAGTCAGCCAGGGAAATATAAATTCCAGCAATCTTTGTGTCTGATTTTCATAAAGAGAAACTGCATGAAGACATGCGGGATTGTTATTTTGTTGCGAGCCAGGCGTTTGCCATATTAACTGCAATGTTTTTTTACAAGGAAGGAATATGGCAATGCAAAATATCTCTCTGACTCGTCGTTCCTTATTACGTGGGCTGGGTTTATTAGGTGCCGCAACGGCAGTGAGTCCCTCAGTATTTGCAGCAGATGCACCGCTGAAAACCATCAAATTGGCCTGGGGACAAACTGCAGTTTGTCAGGCACCGATTTCCGTCGCGTTAAAGCAGGGATTCTTCAAAAAATATGGCCTCAATGTGGAGCCAGTTAATTTCAGCGGGCCAACCGATGCGCTGTTGCAGGCGATTGCTACCGGCCAGGCCGATGGGGGGATTGGCATGGCACTGCGCTGGCTGAAACCGCTGGAACAAGGGTTCGATGTTGACCTTACGGTGGGAACGCACGGTGGTTGTATGCGCCTGCTGGCCCCGCAAAATAGCGGCATTCACCAGGTTAAAGATCTGGTGGGTAAATCTGTCGCGGTGAGCGATCAGGCCAGCCCTATCCGTAACTTCTTTGCTATCCAGCTGGCGAAACAAGGGATTAATCCCGACACGCAGGTGAACTGGTTGCAATATCCGTCTGATCTGTTTGGGGAAGCCCTGCGCAAAGGTGAAGTTCAGGCGCTGGCAACCGACGACCCACAGGGCTGGCTGCTGAAAAAAGCACATAATCTGGTTGAGGTCGATAATAACCTTAACGGCGAATATGCTCACCTGACCTGCTGTGTGCTTGGCCTGCGTGGTTCGCTGGTCAGGGATGATCCCGCCACCGCGCGTGCGATCACGCAGGCCATCGTCGATGCTCAGCAGTGGACTGCCGATCACCCGGAAGAAACCGCGCGAATATTCCAGCCTTTCGTGCCGGGTTCAGTGCCGGTGGACGATATTGCCGCCATGCTCAAAGAGCACACCCACCATCATCATTCCACCGGTACGCAGCTGCGCAGTGAAGTGGCGGTATACGTTGATGAACTGAAGAAAATCAACGTCATTCGGCCAGATACGGATGCGCAGCGTTTTGCCGAACACTACGTACCGCAACTGCTGACGGAGACCGCGACTCATCAGCACGCCAGCAATATGGCATCGATGAGCAACATGTCCAGTTAAGGAGAGGATGATGGCCAGTGATACCCTGACAATAACCCGCAGTCATCAGGTGGCACGCCGGGTTCAACCCGCTATCTGGTTAGCGCTGGTGCTGTGGTGGGCGCTGGTGGCACTGATGGTGATGGTGCCCGATAAGCCAGTGGGTTTTGCGCCACCCCGCTTCGTCAATGAAACCCATGAGTTATTTGCTGCATGCGCCGGTTTACTCAGCTTGCTGGCGGTTGTTGCCGGGATATTTCCCCGCCTCCGTCTGGTGGCTTCCCTCAGCCGCAGCGGCCCCTGGCTGATTGCGCTGGCGTTGCTCATCGGGCTGTGGGAAACGGTCACGGCCAAACTGGCATTATTACCCGTTCCCTTCTTCGCGCCGCCGCGCGCGCTGGTTGAAGCTTACGCGACAGACTGGCCGCGCCTGCTCGACAGCGTGTTAAATTCACTGCGTCTGCTGGCGCTGGGCTTTCTGTATGGCAGTCTTGTGGGTTTCATCACCGGAGTGGCGATCGGCTGGTCACGTGGGCTGGGGTACTGGGTGCACCCGATATTGCGTTTCCTCGGCCCGGTGCCCTCAACCGCGCTGCTGCCTCTGTCGCTCTATTTCTTTCCTTCCAGCTTTTCCGCCGCCGTCTTTCTGATCGCTCTGGCGACCTGGTTTCCGGTCACAGTGCTGACCTGGTCAGGTGTCGCCAGTGTCGATAGCCGTTATTACGATGTGGCGCGCACCCTCGGTGCCAACGCGTTGTTCCTGGTACTGCGGGTTGCCGTACCCGCGTCACTGCCCCATCTGTTTGTTGGTCTGTTTATGGGGCTGGGTGCGTCCTTTTCGGTGCTGGTCGCCGCGGAAATGATGGGAGTGAAATCTGGCCTGGGCTGGTATTTGCAATGGGCGCAAGGCTGGGCCGCCTACGCCAATATGTATGCCGCGTTGATTGTTATGGCACTGCTGTTTTCTTCTCTGATTTCTCTGTTGTTCCTGGTTCGGGATCGCACGCTGGCGTGGCAGCGTAGCGCAGTAAAATGGTGACCCGCACCGTCACTCCTTAACTGTATGAGGTTAACTATGACTGCAAAGATAGCTGGCTCGATCACAGAACTGATTGGAAACACGCCACTGCTGCGACTGTCGCGCTATGCATCCCGGCACCACATCAAGGCAGAACTGATCGCGAAGCTTGAACTGTTTAATCCCAATCACAGTGTGAAAGATCGTATTGCGCTGAGCATGATTGAGGCCGCCGAACGCAACGGGCAAACTCTGAAATAAAAATTACTGATATCTCATATCATGACTGCCCATTTCACTTATATGAGAAATTCGCCCATGCTGGTCACATCAAATCGATGAGAGGTGACCAACATGAAAATGAATGCAATTGTCTGGCCGGAAGGCTTTGTACCGGGTTTTACCGATAATTACTGCTCGAATGAAGTGATTGTCGCGGGTCTGACTGCGGCTGAGATCTGGCCATTGCTGGCAACACCGTCGCTGTGGC includes:
- a CDS encoding alkylhydroperoxidase domain protein, which gives rise to MSQPDDLLAALADIDPASALAQARAQRDAATRHTQGSYEVLFSQHDDDFPLPERFALAAQVAAWHGEVTLQAHYQRQIQDAQHSAREEAGRAFAELLTFHPVEASPQHIANLQSAGWTARGIVTLAQLIAFVSFQSRLLAGFRLLNGDDLHTQQHAVAGKWHSAPLTFSGKTALTAFTQQKLGWEPWLAAKPLEEFDATEKATLARFGHSDSDYFRLLGRNLPLLEQRTLADKGIFYTAGGLPRAERELAATVVSKVNGCIYCASVHARKASQLAKQEAAVQKLLNVVPGAELSHGQSPRWQALIDFSAALSVTPASASQVQLQALRAHGLDTLQLLDLVQSTAFFAWANRLMLTLGEPFLPEDAKG
- a CDS encoding amidohydrolase, which encodes MTALSTEQLVHWRRELHQHPELSNQEHATTARITRWLQQADIRLLPLALETGVVAEMGQGDTVIALRADIDALPIEEITDRPWKSQQKGVMHACGHDLHSSVMLGVAHQLKRIEAQLPGRVRILFQPAEETFNGAQQLIDAGALQNVQAIFGLHNAPDLPVGTLRTRGGAFYANVDRFQIHIHGKGAHAARPHEGVDAIVIASHIVTALQNLPARVFSALESVVVSVTRFTAGNSWNVLPHQVELEGTVRTHNAQIREQVAHKIRNLIAGIAAGFNGEAELLWQPGPPSLVNTPAWADFALRLAQQQGYQTEVAIPQMGGEDFAFYLHHVPGTFVSIGSASTQGLHHPAFDPDEAMLAPAVAYFTALAQQALAEVQQTQELAS
- a CDS encoding VOC family protein; the encoded protein is MAIIAPLPQLDHVVINVADRLDEARTLYQRLGFQLTERGHHSLGSSNHLAVFGENYLELLGYEPQRGNLRQDLWQSPLGLSGLVWKSDDADAVWRYLESQDIDGEPPASFYRPVTLPDGSPQQARFRTVRIRPALVPNGRSFFCQHETPQAVWQAAWQQHPNGVSNIIEFVVVAQDPAAAALVYSRLFGAGRLLACQEGAFVLKAGAATVRFAAADYVLQRFNSLPADYDGSARMAALSLQTHDLSKVKASLLLGDVPFSETEHAVIVAAEQALGVALRFQQ
- a CDS encoding ABC transporter ATP-binding protein translates to MASALSGVNIDIQQVSHHFSLEGRDLPVLENINLQVKTGEFVALLGPSGCGKSTLLRLLAGLEQPVSGLLAEEGRAITAPDPSRVVVFQDPTLYPWRTVYDNVGLGLQIRGESRATRERRINAMLERVGLTQFARAWPHQLSGGMAQRAALARALVNHPRLLILDEPLGKLDSLTRLRMQQEIVDLWQEQQFTTLMVTHDVEEALVMANRVVVFSPRPARVLDIITVDLPWPRRRDDVQLVALRSRILDLLGAERAAA
- a CDS encoding ABC transporter substrate-binding protein, with amino-acid sequence MQNISLTRRSLLRGLGLLGAATAVSPSVFAADAPLKTIKLAWGQTAVCQAPISVALKQGFFKKYGLNVEPVNFSGPTDALLQAIATGQADGGIGMALRWLKPLEQGFDVDLTVGTHGGCMRLLAPQNSGIHQVKDLVGKSVAVSDQASPIRNFFAIQLAKQGINPDTQVNWLQYPSDLFGEALRKGEVQALATDDPQGWLLKKAHNLVEVDNNLNGEYAHLTCCVLGLRGSLVRDDPATARAITQAIVDAQQWTADHPEETARIFQPFVPGSVPVDDIAAMLKEHTHHHHSTGTQLRSEVAVYVDELKKINVIRPDTDAQRFAEHYVPQLLTETATHQHASNMASMSNMSS
- a CDS encoding ABC transporter permease, with the translated sequence MASDTLTITRSHQVARRVQPAIWLALVLWWALVALMVMVPDKPVGFAPPRFVNETHELFAACAGLLSLLAVVAGIFPRLRLVASLSRSGPWLIALALLIGLWETVTAKLALLPVPFFAPPRALVEAYATDWPRLLDSVLNSLRLLALGFLYGSLVGFITGVAIGWSRGLGYWVHPILRFLGPVPSTALLPLSLYFFPSSFSAAVFLIALATWFPVTVLTWSGVASVDSRYYDVARTLGANALFLVLRVAVPASLPHLFVGLFMGLGASFSVLVAAEMMGVKSGLGWYLQWAQGWAAYANMYAALIVMALLFSSLISLLFLVRDRTLAWQRSAVKW
- a CDS encoding pyridoxal-phosphate dependent enzyme; its protein translation is MTAKIAGSITELIGNTPLLRLSRYASRHHIKAELIAKLELFNPNHSVKDRIALSMIEAAERNGQTLK